The following DNA comes from Candidatus Eisenbacteria bacterium.
TCAGGTGCGCGCGGCCGCCCCGGCCCCCCAGGTACCACGAGATGCCCAGGTTGGCGCCCTTCAGGAAGTACCACAGCGCGGGCGAGTGGACCGGGTTGCCGAACGCGACGAACCCGTCGAGTTCGCGCTCCTGCAGCAGGCGTTCGAGATCGTTGCGCATATCCCATCCCATCCGGGGGCGCACGGCGCCCCGAGCCCTGACTGGAACCCCGGGTCTACTTGGCCCGGAACATGACCTTTTCGTTGCTGAACAGCCGCACGGCGACCGCGATCGCCAGTGCGGCCAGCACCACCGAGGATACCACGGCGATCGCCAGGTGGGCGGACTTGGCCTCCCCCAGCAGGATCTCGCGCTGCGCCAGCGCGGTGCCCAGGATGGGGATGGCGAAACTCCGCGGCGTGGGGTCGGTCTGCTGCACCATGGAGCTCAGGCCGCCGAAGATCACCAGCATCTGCAGCCACACCGAGGTCATCTGGCCCTCGCGCGCGCTCTTGGCGAAGCAGCCCAGGGCCACCAGCAGCGCGGAGATGAGGACCGCCATGGGCAGCGCCACCAGCAGCACGCCCAGCAGCGCCGGCACCGACACGTTGATCGCGCCGTTCGCCTCACCGCGGCCGAACGAGAGCATGCCCATCGCGAACGTGACCCCGATCCCCACGCAGCTGGCCAGCGTGGAGGTGAGTGCCACGGTGACCACCGCCAGCAGCTTGCCTACCACGATGTCGGTGCGGCCGGCGGAGCTGACCAGGATCGTCTCCAGCGTGCCGCGGTCCTTCTCGCCGGCGGTGGTGTCAATGGCCGTGGTGACCGCGCCGCTGACCACCGCGATGGCCAGGAAGTACGGCAGGAACAGCGCCAGCATGTAGCCGCTCTTCTTGGCGGGAGGCGCGGCGTCGCGCTTTTCCAGCTCCACGATGCGCGCCAGGTCCGCGGACACGCCGCGCGCCGTGAGCGCCCGGGCGGTGGCGCGCTGGCCGAAGCGGCGCGCCAACTGCTCGGCGAGCCCGCGCGCGTGGCGGCTGATCTCGCGGGTCTCGTCGGCGTACAGGGTGAGCTTCACCTGCCGGCCCTCCGCCAGCGCCGCCGCCGC
Coding sequences within:
- a CDS encoding ABC transporter permease, producing MKNVGLVWVKEMRDALRDQRTLFFMIVFPLVLYPALMGGMAMMAEKEDKAVRNTALTLAVQNMKALPELSDSLAALPKARLVETTDPQADVRTRRADAAVVVPADAAAALAEGRQVKLTLYADETREISRHARGLAEQLARRFGQRATARALTARGVSADLARIVELEKRDAAPPAKKSGYMLALFLPYFLAIAVVSGAVTTAIDTTAGEKDRGTLETILVSSAGRTDIVVGKLLAVVTVALTSTLASCVGIGVTFAMGMLSFGRGEANGAINVSVPALLGVLLVALPMAVLISALLVALGCFAKSAREGQMTSVWLQMLVIFGGLSSMVQQTDPTPRSFAIPILGTALAQREILLGEAKSAHLAIAVVSSVVLAALAIAVAVRLFSNEKVMFRAK